The genomic segment CCCGGTCCCAGACGATGCGCGGCCGCAGCTCGGCGAAGGCGTCGGAGGGGTAGCGGCCGCCCAGCATGTCGAGCACCGCCGTGTACGCCGAGTGCGGGAGCGCCGCGAAGGGCGCCGCCCGGCGCACCAGGGCGAGCAGCTCGTCCACGTCCCAGGTGTCGAGCGCGGTCATGGCGACGATCTGCTGCGCCAGGACGTCCAGCGGATTCGCCGGCACGCGCAGGGACTCGATGGAGCCGGTCCGCATCCGCTCGGTGACGACCGCCGCCTGCACGAGGTCACCGCGGTACTTGGGGAAGACCACGCCCGTCGACACGGCCCCCACCTGGTGCCCGGCCCGGCCGACGCGCTGCAGCCCGGAGGCGACGGACGGCGGCGACTCCACCTGGATGACGAGATCGACCGCGCCCATGTCGATGCCCAGTTCCAGACTGGACGTCGCGACCACGGCGGGCAGCCGCCCGGCCTTGAGGTCCTCCTCGACGAGGGCGCGCTGTTCCTTGGACACCGACCCGTGGTGCGCGCGGGCCATCAGGGGCGGCGCGCCCTGCGCGGCACCCGACTGGGCCATGATCTCGGCCGGCGGCGAGGTGTCGGGCAGCGGTTCGCCGGTGGCCCGCTCGTAGGCGATCTCGTTGAGGCGGTTGCACAGCCGCTCGGCCAGCCGGCGGGAGTTGGCGAACACGATCGTCGAGCGGTGCGCCTGCACCAGATCGGCGATCCGCTCCTCCACATGCGGCCAGATCGACGCCCGCTGCTCCGCTCCGGCCGCGGGCCCGCTGTGATCCGCGACGGGGGAGCCGCCCAGCTCGCCCAGGTCCTCGACGGGCACGACCACCGACAGGTCGAACTTCTTCTGCGACGCCGGCTGGACGATCGTCACCTTGCGCTGCGGCGACAGATAACGGGCGATCTCCTCGACCGGCCGGACCGTCGCGGACAGCCCGATCCGCCGGGCGGGCCGGTCCAGCAGCTCGTCCAGCCGCTCCAGCGACAGGGCCAGATGGGCCCCGCGCTTCGTGCCGGCGACGGCGTGCACCTCGTCCAGGATCACCGTCTCCACACCGCGCAGCGCCTCGCGGGCGGCCGAGGTGAGCATCAGGAAGAGCGATTCGGGGGTGGTGATCAGGATGTCCGGCGGGCGGGTGACCAGGGTGCGGCGTTCGGCGGCGGGGGTGTCCCCCGAGCGGATCCCGACCCGGACCTCGGGCTCGGGCAGACCGAGCCGGACGGACTCCTGGCGCAGACCCGTGAGCGGGCTGCGCAGGTTGCGCTCCACGTCGACCGCGAGGGCTTTGAGCGGGGACACGTACAGCACCCGGCAGCGGCGCTGGGTCTCGGCGGGTGGCGGGACGCTCGCCAGCCGGTCCAGCGAGGCCAGGAACGCGGCCAGCGTCTTGCCGGAGCCGGTCGGCGCGACCACCAGGACGTCGGAACCCTCGCCGATCGCCCGCCAGGCACCGGCCTGGGCGGCGGTGGGCGCGCTGAAGGCTCCCGTGAACCACGCGCGGGTGGCCGGGGAGAACGCCTCCAGGGCGGCGGCCGGGTCCTCTTCCGGTTCCGGCTTGCCCTGACTGCTCCGTCGCGACATGTCCCCATCCTGCCCCGCCCCACTGACAACGGCCCAGGAACCCGCCCCGGAACCCGCCCCGGAACCCGCGCCGGAAGGCGAGCCGGGACCCGAGCCGGGGCCGTTCCGCGGGGTTCCCGGCCCGGACGCAGAATGGGTTCATGGCACGACGCGAACCGGCACCCGAGCAGGCACGGCACTGGCAGCACCCGCAGCTGCCGGGCGTGGACCTGCTGCGCGCCCGGTACGTCAGCCACACGTTCTCCCGGCACTCCCACGACGGATACGTGATCGCGGCGGTCACCAAGGGCGTCGAGGGCATCGGCATGCCCGGCGGCGACCTGCGCGCGGGCGCGGGCGGGGTCGTCCTCATCAATCCCGAGACCCCGCACTCCGCGTACGCGGGGACGGCGGACGGCTGGAGCTATCGCGTGCTCTACCCGAGCATCGACGTGGTGGCGGCCGTCGCCGCCGAGACGACCGGCCGGAACGGCACCCACGGCACCCCGGCGTTCACCGACACCGTCCTCGACGACCCCGACTGCGCCCGGTTGATCGCGGACATCCACGCCGCGGCCGAACACGACAACGCGCTCGCGGCCGACACCCTGCTGCGGCTCGCCGTCGCCAGGCTGCTGCGCCGCTACGGCGCGGACCCGGCCGCGCCGGGCGCGCTGCCGTCCGCCGGTGCGCTCGCCGCCGGCCGGGCCAGGGAACTGCTCGTCGAGCGGATCGCGTGCCCGCCGACGCTGGACCAGCTGGCCGCGGAACTGGGCACCAAGCCGTTCGCGCTGCTGCGCGCGTTCAAGGGCGCCTATGGGCTGCCGCCGCACGCCTGGCTGACCGGCGAGCGGGTGCGGGCGGCGCGCCGGATGCTCGACACGGGGACCCCGCCCGCCGAAGCGGCACTCGCGGTGGGGTTCACCGACCAGCCGCATCTGAACCGGCACTTCACGCGCATCGTGGGCGTACCCCCGGGCGCCTACCGGCGCGAACGCGCAAGAACGTACAAGACAGGCGAGGGCCTCGCTCCATAACGTTCGTTGAGTGACAGGAGCAGCACACATACCCAGTTCTCAGGCGGAGCCGGCGGAGTCCCCGGAGGCGTCGGAGCCGTCGGTGCCGTCAACGAGGCCGACGTCCGCCGTGGTCCGTGACGCGCTGGCCGTCGGAGTCGCCGTCGGCCTGTCGGGGTTCGCCTTCGGCGTGACGTCGGCCGGGGCAGGGCTGACGGTCGCGCAGACCTGCGCGCTCTCCCTGCTGGTCTTCAGCGGCGCCTCGCAGTTCGCCCTGGTCGGCGCGTTGGGCGCGGGCGGCAGCCCGTTCGCGGCGGCCGCCGGCGCGTTCTTCCTCGGCGCGCGCAACGCGTTCTACGGGCTGCGGCTGTCGCAGCTGCTGCGCCTCCCCCGGGCGGTGCGCCCGTTCGCCGCCCAGTGGGTGATCGACGAGACCTCCGCCGTGACCCTGGCGCAGCCCGACCGGCGCAGCGCGCGGCTCGGCTTCACCGTCACCGGCGTCACCATCTACCTGCTGTGGAACCTGACCACGCTGCTGGGCGCGCTCGGCGCCTCCGCGCTGGGCGATCCGGCCGGCTGGGGGTTGGACGCGGCAGGTCCCGCCGTCTTCCTCGCGCTGCTCGCGCCCATGCTGAAGGGCCGCCGTGAGCGCACGGTGGCCGGGCTCGCCGTCATCCTCGCCCTGGCCTGCCTGCCGCTGCTGCCCGCCGGGGTGCCGGTACTCGTCGCGGCTCTCGCCGCACCGATCGTCCTGGTCGCCGGGCGCCGCGGGACGGCCCGCGAGGACGCCACCGAGGCCACCGCCGCGACCAAGGCCACCACGGCTACCACGACCACCGCACAGCGGACGGAGAAGGACCGATGACCACCTGGATCGCGATCGGTGTGACCGCCTTCGGCTGCTACGCGGTGAAGCTCCTCGGCCTCTCCGTGCCCGCCGGGATCCTGGAGCGGCCGCTGGTGAAGCGGCTCGCCGCCCTCGTCCCGCTCGCCCTGCTCGCCGCTCTCACCGCGCTGCAGACGTTCAGCACCAGTGAGCTGAAACTCGTCGTCGACGCCCGCGCGGCCGGGCTCGCCGCCGCGGCGGTGGCGCTGCTGCTGCGCGCGCCGTTCCTGGTCGTCATCGGCGCGGCGGTCCTGGTGACCGCCGCCGTACGGGCCCTGGCCGGCTGAGCGAACCGCCCGAACACGTTTCAGATGATGGGGCGTCCGTAGGCGCGCAGAGTCCGCAGGGCCTCGATGGTGATGATCGGCCGCCACTCCAGCCGGGTGCCCGGCGCCCACGCGCGCCAGCGCATCGGCCAGCCGCCGTCCTCGCCCTGCTCGGCCGCCAGGAAGTCCAGCGACCGCTCCAGCTCGGCGTCGGTGAACCACTGCCGGGCCAGCGAATCCGGGCCGCGCGCGTAGTCGTACGCGAAGTGGTACTCGCCCGGCGCGTATCCGGCGGGCAGCGGATACCGGTCCGCGCGGTCCGGATCCAGTACCACCAGCTGCTGCTCGCGCACCAGCTTCCCCAGCCGGTGCGCCGCGTCCCGCGCCCGCGCCCGGTCGGGGACGGCGTCCAGGAACGCCACCGCCGCCTCGACCTCGTACGGATGCGTCGCGTCCAGCGCCTCGATCGCCGCCCAGCAGAAGTCCGTGGCCCGGAACAGCCACGCGTGCCACACCCCGTTGCCGTGCAGCGTTCCCACCACAGGACCCGTCGCGAGCAGCGCGCCCTTCGGCGCCTCGACGACCGGGATCCACGGTGCCGCCGGATAGCCCCGCAGTGACGGATGCACCGCGGGCAGCGCTCCCTCCGCCGTCGACACCTCCGTGAGATACCGGCACACCCGCTCCGCCCGCTGCCCCCCGCACCGCCCGATCCCGTCGAGTACGCGCAGCGCGTGGGCCGTGTGCAGCGGCTGGCTCACCGGCCCCCGCAGATCCGGCTCCAGGGCGTGCCCGAAGCCGCCGTCGTCATTGCGGTACGCGTTCAGCGCGGTCTCGACCGCCTCGGCCGCCGCGTCCGAACCGTCGAGAAAGTGGTGGGTGAACCTGCGCTGCTCGAGCACGCGCGCGGTCAGCCACACGAAGTGCTCGGCGCGCGCGAGGGGAGTTCCTGGCATGTCCGCACAGTAGGGCGCGTTCCCCGCACTGCCTACGCCTGTCACAAGGGAGCACCCGGCCGTGCGACCCCAAGCCCCCATGTGCGGGATCCTCCCGCCCCGAAGTTGACGTTTCCGGCGCGCTCCTCAGGCCTTCGTCGCGTCCTGCCGTGCTCAGGGAGCCGGGGACGGGGCGGGGACCGGGGTGGTCGGTGCAGGACCGGGCCAGGAAGGCAGCAGCTCCGTGGTGACGAAGGCGACGACGGCCGCCAGGATCACGACGGGCATCATGGCGGAGCTGCCGAGCAGCAGGACCACGAGCACCACGCTGCTGACCGGCAGCCGCAGGGCGCTGGCCGCCGAGGCCGCCATTCCCGCCGCCAGGGCC from the Streptomyces sp. RKAG293 genome contains:
- a CDS encoding AraC family transcriptional regulator, producing MARREPAPEQARHWQHPQLPGVDLLRARYVSHTFSRHSHDGYVIAAVTKGVEGIGMPGGDLRAGAGGVVLINPETPHSAYAGTADGWSYRVLYPSIDVVAAVAAETTGRNGTHGTPAFTDTVLDDPDCARLIADIHAAAEHDNALAADTLLRLAVARLLRRYGADPAAPGALPSAGALAAGRARELLVERIACPPTLDQLAAELGTKPFALLRAFKGAYGLPPHAWLTGERVRAARRMLDTGTPPAEAALAVGFTDQPHLNRHFTRIVGVPPGAYRRERARTYKTGEGLAP
- a CDS encoding AzlC family ABC transporter permease, which codes for MPSTRPTSAVVRDALAVGVAVGLSGFAFGVTSAGAGLTVAQTCALSLLVFSGASQFALVGALGAGGSPFAAAAGAFFLGARNAFYGLRLSQLLRLPRAVRPFAAQWVIDETSAVTLAQPDRRSARLGFTVTGVTIYLLWNLTTLLGALGASALGDPAGWGLDAAGPAVFLALLAPMLKGRRERTVAGLAVILALACLPLLPAGVPVLVAALAAPIVLVAGRRGTAREDATEATAATKATTATTTTAQRTEKDR
- a CDS encoding AzlD domain-containing protein, with the translated sequence MTTWIAIGVTAFGCYAVKLLGLSVPAGILERPLVKRLAALVPLALLAALTALQTFSTSELKLVVDARAAGLAAAAVALLLRAPFLVVIGAAVLVTAAVRALAG